The window GAGCGTGGGAATCGAAAACGTCGAGGACCTGTGGGCCGATTTGGAACAGGCCCTCGCCGGCTTGGGCGGCTAGGCTGGGGGCATGGACGGACGCGCGCTTATTTTCTATGTCGAAACCGGGATTTACTTTCTCCTGGCCCTGGTAGCCCTTGCCCTGGAGGTGTGGGCGTTCTTCGACTGCCTGCGGCACAAGGGAAACGCTTTTGAAGCCGTGTCCAAGCGCACCAAAACTTTCTGGCTCGCTCTCACCGGCGGTGCCATGGCTGTGGGCCTGCTCTCCGTGGTGGGCGGCGGCGGCGGAGGCCTGCTCGGCCCGCTGGGATTGTTCGGACTTGTCGCCGTGACGGCTGCGTCCGTCTATCTTGCCGACGTCCGGCCTGCGGTGAAGGATGCCGGCCGTGGCGGGAACCGCAACACGGGCCCCTACGGACCCTGGTAGGGCGCGACGGCGTCCCAGCCCACCGTGAGTTCGCCCAGGCGCCACCGGGACGGGCCGTCCTGAACCGGCCAGCCGGCACCCCGGAGTGAACGGCACATGGCCGTCCAGCGCTGCTGGTTCCCGAAAGCGGCCAGTGGCGCAGCTTCCAGCCAGGCCTGGTCCATTGCCTGCAGGAACGTATGGATTCTCTCGCCCGGGATGTTCCGGTGGATCAGTGCCTTCGGCAGCCGCTCGGCGACGTCCGAGGGCAACGCAAAACTTCCGAACCGCATGGACAGACTCAGGCTCAAGGGCCGCCCGGCGTCCAGTGCCACCCAGGTGACCCGGCGGCCGATTTCGTCGCAGGTGCCGTCAATGAACAGTCCCTCCGGGGCGAGCCGGCCCTGCACCAGCCGCCAGATGGCCTCGACGTCCGCTTCCTCGTACTGCCGCAGCACATTGAATGCCCGCACCAGGACGGGCCGTCCGGCCACCGGCAGTTCGAAGCCGCCCAACTGGAAGCTCAGTCCCGGCCGTTCCAGTTCGTTGGCCAGCCGGACCCGTTCAGGTTCAATTTCCACGCCCACCACGCGCACGTCCGGGCGGATCACGGACAACCGCTCGAAGAGTTCGACGGCGGTGGCCGGGGACGCGCCGTAACCCAGATCGACGACGAGGGGATCGGCGGCCGTGCGCAGCCGCCAGGCCTGCGGGCCGGCCAGCCAACGGTCCAGGCGCCGCATCCGGTTGGGGTTGGTGGTGCCGCGGGTGATGTTGCCCACCGGCCTGCCGGCGCGGGATGCGCCCTTGGCCGCACCTCGTTTTTCCATGACATGGGTCTGCGGGGGCGCCACCCGCTCAGCTTTCTGCACCACGAACCAACCCTATCCTCCAACGCGATCCTTCGACACGCTGGGTCACTCCCGGCGCACGCCGCCCCGGGAGGGGTGCGGGGTGTGATCCCGTGGTGGCCCGAGGCGCGGGCTTTGTAACGCTCGGCGCCGGCGGGGACCGCTCGGCTAGGATGAAAACCATGACTTATAAGCTGATTCTGCTGCGCCACGGCCACAGCGAATGGAACGCCAAGAACCTGTTCACCGGCTGGGTGGACGTTGACCTCAACGACCAGGGCCGGGCCGAGGCGGTCCGCGGCGGCGAGCTTCTCGTGGAGAACAACATCCTCCCCGACGTCCTGTACACCTCTTTGCTGAAGCGGGCCATCAACACCGCGAACATGACCCTGGACAAGGCGGACCGCGGCTGGATCCCCGTCAAGCGGGACTGGCGGCTCAACGAGCGCCACTACGGCGCGCTGCAAGGCAAGGACAAGGCCCAGACCCTCGCGGAATACGGCGAAGAGCAGTTCATGATGTGGCGCCGGTCGTACGACACCCCGCCGCCGCCCCTGGACGATGACTCCGAGTTCTCCCAGGCGCACGATCCGCGCTACGCGGACCTCGGCGATGCGCTGCCCCGCACCGAATGCCTCAAAGATGTCCTGGTCCGGCTCCTGCCCTACTGGGAATCGGACATCAAGGAGGACCTTAAGGCCGGCAAGACCGTCCTGGTCACGGCGCACGGCAACTCACTGCGTGCCCTCGTCAAGCATCTGGACGGCATCAGCGATGAAGCCATCGCCGGTTTGAACATCCCCACCGGCATCCCGCTGGTCTACGAACTGGACGAGAACTTCAAGCCGCTTACCCCCGGTGGCACGTATCTTGACCCTGCGGCCGCTGCCGAGGCCATCAAGGCCGTCGCGAACCAGGGCAAGAAGTAGCTCCGGACGCACTTTCTACCCGGACACGACGGCGGCCGGCCACCTTCCACGGTGACCGGCCGCCGTCGACCTCTGCGCCGCTGTTACGGCGGGAGGGTCAGCTGTGTTCGATGCCGTTCGGCTGCCAGGCGCCGGTGACCAGGTACGTGACTTTCTGCGCCACGGACACGCCGTGGTCCGCGAACCGCTCGAAGTAGCGGCTGGCGAGGGCGACGTCGACAGTGGTCGCGGGGGATTCCTGCCAGTCGCTGCGTGCGATCGCCTGGAAGACGCTCAAGTGCAGATCGTTCACGGCGGAGTTGGCTTTCAGGATGTCCCGGGCCACTCCAAGGTCCCGGGTTTCCAGCAGCACGGTGAGCTTCCGGGCGATCAAGAGGTCGTGCTCGGCGAAACTCTTGAACGTCTCGCGCAGCTGGGCGGGAACCACGGTGGCCGGGTAGCGCAGGCGGGCCAGCTGGGCGAGGTGGCGGGCGAGGTCGCCCATCCGCTCCAGGGAGGCGCTCATCCGGAGCGAGCCCACGATCATCCGCAA is drawn from Micrococcaceae bacterium Sec5.8 and contains these coding sequences:
- a CDS encoding class I SAM-dependent methyltransferase, which translates into the protein MEKRGAAKGASRAGRPVGNITRGTTNPNRMRRLDRWLAGPQAWRLRTAADPLVVDLGYGASPATAVELFERLSVIRPDVRVVGVEIEPERVRLANELERPGLSFQLGGFELPVAGRPVLVRAFNVLRQYEEADVEAIWRLVQGRLAPEGLFIDGTCDEIGRRVTWVALDAGRPLSLSLSMRFGSFALPSDVAERLPKALIHRNIPGERIHTFLQAMDQAWLEAAPLAAFGNQQRWTAMCRSLRGAGWPVQDGPSRWRLGELTVGWDAVAPYQGP
- a CDS encoding phosphoglyceromutase gives rise to the protein MTYKLILLRHGHSEWNAKNLFTGWVDVDLNDQGRAEAVRGGELLVENNILPDVLYTSLLKRAINTANMTLDKADRGWIPVKRDWRLNERHYGALQGKDKAQTLAEYGEEQFMMWRRSYDTPPPPLDDDSEFSQAHDPRYADLGDALPRTECLKDVLVRLLPYWESDIKEDLKAGKTVLVTAHGNSLRALVKHLDGISDEAIAGLNIPTGIPLVYELDENFKPLTPGGTYLDPAAAAEAIKAVANQGKK
- a CDS encoding DUF2516 family protein, giving the protein MDGRALIFYVETGIYFLLALVALALEVWAFFDCLRHKGNAFEAVSKRTKTFWLALTGGAMAVGLLSVVGGGGGGLLGPLGLFGLVAVTAASVYLADVRPAVKDAGRGGNRNTGPYGPW
- the phoU gene encoding phosphate signaling complex protein PhoU gives rise to the protein MRKVFQEELAQVGEQLVEISTLVSEAIEKATTAFDGADIDLAEDVIAADARIDFLQNSLDERAIDILALQGPVASDLRMIVGSLRMSASLERMGDLARHLAQLARLRYPATVVPAQLRETFKSFAEHDLLIARKLTVLLETRDLGVARDILKANSAVNDLHLSVFQAIARSDWQESPATTVDVALASRYFERFADHGVSVAQKVTYLVTGAWQPNGIEHS